The region tattaatatatatatataaatatatttatatatttttttatgaaatatatgaagaatatatttaaatattgcgcatattaaaataaaataatacaatatattatatgtatgacatacataataaaaatacatattttttgaataattttatattcatcaccatttatatatatatatatatatatatttaatatatgaaaaaaatgttatattattattaaaatattcacCAAATTgtagaaaatattataatttttcaaagtttaaaatatgaaatattaaattgtaggttttatttaaaattataatcataaataataaaaaaaaaaaaaaaaaaaaaaaaaaaaacatatataaataaataatatatatgtaatatttatattttattgttcaaattaaaatatataattaaattttacCATTTGTTTTATgatttaaattttttctcttcttattatttttatatattacattatttattttattcatttatttatttattcattttatttttattttatttttggTTTTTGTGGGGACAACTATTTTGATCATAATAACttatttaaagaaataataaaaaaaaaaaatgtcAATGTTTAAAGGTATGTCCATAAAATCATCGGAAAGGAAAAgcaaaataataaataaaacaaatgttacagataatgataataataaaagatatgAATTAAACGAATTAGACGTAatcaatataaataataatgagaaaaaaaatgaaaactatttaaatcatatgaataataatataaaaaataataataatattacattatcatgtgtaaataattcaaatatatatatatgtaataataatgttaataAGGAAAGTTCGATTGAAAATGAAAACTccatattttataaaaataattctgTTCATAATGATCATAAATATGTAACTGATACAAATATTAGTAATTATGATGAATTTaatgaattaataaaacCAATAAGTTCCATTAATAatgacaataataataatagtaataattCTATTTTACATgatacaaatattttatacaaTCAACATAATAACAATTTGTTAACTAGCCATGAACTTTTATCATCCATGCAACCTGAACAAGTCAGGTCGAAAATAGAAAAAAGTCctttaataaatgaatataatataaaaaattatcttAATATTGATTATTATTGTAATACACCTGTTGATGATGAATTAGATAAATTACActattttttaaaaaattttcaaaaaatacTTTTTCATAATGGAGACAGTctaaaattaaaaaatgacaTGTTAGAAGAATTATACGAAAATAAATtaagtaaaaaaatattaataattctttccttttttatatatcattcctatatttatataaggCTATCTAATTTTAAAACAGAATATAATTGTGATgaaatgatatataaattaatatgttATGTAAATAGCATCAGGAAGGATAGGAAAAGATATaaagatgaagaaaaaatatgtataattgATGAAAAATTAGATATTGCTgatataatacaaaataaaatatttaaatataatcTTTTACTAGAACAACTCGAAGAACATATAAATCACTTgtttgaaaaaaaaaaaattattcatcaaaataataatatgttaaCACATTATGTAATTTGTcttttgaaaataattatgcgtaacatatatgaaaatagaaaatatgaaaaaaaatacaaaatgGACTTTTTTcaagataaaaaaaaacatatacaAAATGATCAAGATGAAGTTTTTAATAGAGAGAAAAATATTGTAcaagaagaagaaaaattcATAAAACAAAAGGAAGAATTACAAGAACAAATGagaaatattaatgataatataaaagatacAAATATGAAATATGAAACACAAATACAACAAATTGATGAAGAAATTATTTCTATTGATAAACATATTAAAGAATTAGAACAACAAAttgaacaaaaaaaaaatgaaaaaaaacaagcacaaaatgaaaaaaataaattacaAATAGAACAAACCAAACAATTAAATCAACTTATAGATAAACAATCCGATATAAATACATCCTTTCAATTATTACAAAACTcatttgatatattaaataaagaaaaacaaGAAATCATATACATTAAGGAAAACATAGATAAACAATTAAACAATTTGAAAACAATTTATCAAAATTgtaatgaaaataaaatttcaACTCAAGTTTTTTTAAACAAgatgaaaaataatttgatatttgtatgtaataataaagcAGATCTTATGCACTACCCTAGGATAGATGATGTGCAACAAgtatatcataataatgaGAATAATCAAGACATAAgcaataataataacaaagatattattaacataacagaaaatgataaattacatatcaacaacaacaacaacaataataataataataataatataaataacaGTTATAATGTACAAAATGCgaaatatttaaagaaaatattttttttgaaaaaagaattatttgatatggaaaaaaatattaatgacattaaagataaaaaaaaaaaacttgTGATAGATATAAACCAACTCAATTGCGAAgtagataatataaatataaaaaaagaaaacctaaaaaataaaaaaaaaatattacttAAAAGTAAAATGCTAAACGAAGTCAAAAATACAATTAACGAATTTGATGAATTGCTATTAAcagaaaataataatttaaaaatgttaGAAAATTTCAAACAGGATATGAATGAATTAAAGACAAAACATATTTTgttaaaagataaaaaagaaaagcTCAAGAAAAAGTTATATGCTTtggaaaataaattattaaaaagtGAAATAAATTCTGTAAAATTATCACAAAActtaaaatataatcaaaCGGGACAAGAACAAAAGAATGAACAAGATGAAAAGAATGGAAAACACCAAATAAAtcaagaaaatataaataatgaaacTGTTCAAAATAATGTACATGATACAAATAAggaaaaagaagaagaacTGATAGACgatatttttcttttttcagATGAATcagataattataatgatgaCATTTTAAATTTGAACATGAACGAAATCATCAAAGAGATCAAAGATGAGGAAAAATCTTATAATGAAGAGGGAAATAACCAAACGGATAATAGTGATGAAGAAACTAAACAAATGGATAATTATGCAGAAGAAACTAGCCAAATTGATAATAGCGAAGAGGAATCTAGcgaaaatgataaaaataaagagCAAACTAGTCAAAATGACAAAATTAAAGATCAAACTAGtcaaaatgataaaaaaaaagatgaaaCTAGCGAAAATggtaaaaataaagatgaaACTAGccaaaatgataaaaataaagatgaaACTAGccaaaatgataataataaggatTTAAAGGGGTATATGGAAAATAACgagaaaaatatgaatcAAAGTGATAACAATGGATTAACTAGTTCAAGctatgaaataaaaaaaaatgatgatataataaataagGAGGAAGATGATGATATTATGAATGATGAAATACCTAATagtaattatataaatgaattacatattatactaaaagaattaaaaatagAAGAGAACAAAATGTTAGAGAATATAATTGAAAGATATAAGATAATATATGGTATGAATAAAGAAGTagattataatatgttagAGGAAGATGTGAGTAATTTTCATAATAGTATAACAcatgaagaaaatatgttgaaaaataaaaaattagtCCTTttgagaaaaaaaagaaatatattaaaaatgtattattcTTATTCGTCTGATAATAGTGAGGACGACGAATGAAATATTTAGatattatgtataattatatatatatatatatatatttcatgtagacactttttttttgtatattaatGTGGAAAATGTTACTTCTAAATATTTctacaaaataaaaatattattcgTGTATTATAAGAATGTGTTTATGTGTCTAtagtatatttattattgatttattttattttattatttattttttttgttaatatattataattatatatttatttattattttctttttttttttatgtcattttaaaattttgtCCATTTGTTATGAAACctattttgttttaattttttatgtttgtatttatttcaatttgtttatcttttttacatttttaattttaaactagtttcattatataattataccgtagtttatatatttgtttatatttaaaatatttttttttttgtattcCTTGGAAATTTAAAagtataattatatatatatatatatatatatatatatttttatttatttataaataaatacacagatatataatatatttatataattaaatatatattatgtgtatgctcatattttttattataatatcCCCTTTGTAAAGgaatttattaaaaaaaatttaccCATTTCATGAATATGTCGAATAATAAATTGAAGAGTAatacttttataaaatacGAAAGTAAAAATGtagaaaagaaaaatgagACAAATAGTGTGAAGAAGCTTAACAGTATAAGtacaattaaaaaaaaaagtgaagataataaattaGAAAGAGTTACAATGAATGAATCTGTATTTAATGAAGGAGATAAGataatgagaaaaaaaaaaattctgAAGAAACCTGAGGAGACAAATGATAAAAGGGAAAATATAGAAACATCagtaaatataaatgaagaagGAAAAAGAAGTATAATCGTAAGAAGATttacacaaaaaaataatatgaataatgaAGAACTATCTGAGCAGAATTATAATgattgtaataatattaataaaatagagaataataaaatagataatataaataataataataatgataatataaataatagtaatatgCCTGTAGTACGAAAAGTTATAAAAAGGGTAATACGAACAAgagtaaaaaataaaaaagatgaaacaaataaaatattaaacgataatttaaataataatgaatcAACCAATGATATATCTTGTGATgtaattaataaaaatggGAAGACACAAGATTCAGATgatgaaatattaaattcaattatacagaaaaaaaatgaactTGTTATGGATACACCCACTGAAGGAgataataaagaattaattcaaaagaagaaaaaaaaaataatagttcgaaaaataaatgttagtgggaaaaataaaaaaaatatacctgatgataaaaatgtatatgctgagaaatataattatagtgaaatatataattctgATGAAAATTTGTTTTGTGATAATAAGAGGAATAAAACCAATATGGACCTTTCTCATTTggaaaacaaaaaaaattatttattgGAGGGACAAAATCATACAGACATATTAAACGATATAGAAAATAAGAATCATGATAATGTAAACAATTTAAAAGatgataagaaaaaaataaaagattatcatatgaataataattctgTAAAAGGCttaaatgaagaaataaaatcaataaaagaagatagaaaatatatacaatattCTCTGGATAATCAAATTAATGAGAATAACGAAAtgaaacaaataaatacagaattattaaatgataataataaaataaaagaaataaacaaagaattattaaacgagaaattatatttatctaaagaaatggaaatattagaaaggaaaataaaagaatcaaatgaaatgtataatttactcaatgataaatataatattttagaaaatgaaaacaaAATGTTATTAGATAGAGATAATGAAAAGGAATTaaaaattcaaaatatGCAAGAggaaaatttaaaattaaaaaaaaatattgaagaaaataattctttattaaaaaaaaaggagGAACAAATTAATGAATATATCAACGAAattgaaaattataaaattgttttaaaaaataaaggaGAAATGTTATTGCAAAATAGTTCTACTATGGATAAAAATCTCTCATCTGATAAAAATCTACAAAAAGAATATGTaaacaaattaaataaagaaaataaagaattaatTTATGTTTTCAAAAAACAATTAGATCTAATAGTCATACTAAAAAAACAAATCAACCTTTTAcaaaataacaaaattttaaatataacTTCAAATgaattcaaaaaaattatgcAAGACTGAATGATAACTTAGGGGTATGTCTCTGGAGGGGGAGGATAAccataaaaaaaaaaaaaaaaaaaaaaatataaaataaataaataaatatatatatatatatatataccttttaaaaatataatgtcttagtaaattttctttttttttttttttttattttatcatataatatacattataataaaaaaatatacaacaaacaaaattaataataataatatatatgtgtcTGTCTATATTAATTGACAAGTAATACGttaattcattatatttttgttactttattaatatatatatatatatattgatatgtgtattttatatatccCATTTAAAAATTAGTTTTTCTTAATCCtttccatttttattaGGTTTATCatgatatttatttgaCTTATCATATCTGTCATCGTATTTATTTGACCTATCATATTTGTCATCGTATTTATTTGACCTATCATATCTGTCATCGTATTTATTTGATCTATCATATTTGtcattatatttacttGACTTATCATATTTgtcattatatttattagaTCTATCATATTTGtcattatatttacttGACTTATCatacttttttatttcaatCCCACGATCGGAAATATGTTCCTTCCTTCTAGTACCAGAAGAAGAACTTCTGGACCTGGATCTATCtgaatttttatttttataattgtta is a window of Plasmodium gaboni strain SY75 chromosome 4, whole genome shotgun sequence DNA encoding:
- a CDS encoding hypothetical protein (conserved Plasmodium protein, unknown function), coding for MSMFKGMSIKSSERKSKIINKTNVTDNDNNKRYELNELDVININNNEKKNENYLNHMNNNIKNNNNITLSCVNNSNIYICNNNVNKESSIENENSIFYKNNSVHNDHKYVTDTNISNYDEFNELIKPISSINNDNNNNSNNSILHDTNILYNQHNNNLLTSHELLSSMQPEQVRSKIEKSPLINEYNIKNYLNIDYYCNTPVDDELDKLHYFLKNFQKILFHNGDSLKLKNDMLEELYENKLSKKILIILSFFIYHSYIYIRLSNFKTEYNCDEMIYKLICYVNSIRKDRKRYKDEEKICIIDEKLDIADIIQNKIFKYNLLLEQLEEHINHLFEKKKIIHQNNNMLTHYVICLLKIIMRNIYENRKYEKKYKMDFFQDKKKHIQNDQDEVFNREKNIVQEEEKFIKQKEELQEQMRNINDNIKDTNMKYETQIQQIDEEIISIDKHIKELEQQIEQKKNEKKQAQNEKNKLQIEQTKQLNQLIDKQSDINTSFQLLQNSFDILNKEKQEIIYIKENIDKQLNNLKTIYQNCNENKISTQVFLNKMKNNLIFVCNNKADLMHYPRIDDVQQVYHNNENNQDISNNNNKDIINITENDKLHINNNNNNNNNNNNINNSYNVQNAKYLKKIFFLKKELFDMEKNINDIKDKKKKLVIDINQLNCEVDNINIKKENLKNKKKILLKSKMLNEVKNTINEFDELLLTENNNLKMLENFKQDMNELKTKHILLKDKKEKLKKKLYALENKLLKSEINSVKLSQNLKYNQTGQEQKNEQDEKNGKHQINQENINNETVQNNVHDTNKEKEEELIDDIFLFSDESDNYNDDILNLNMNEIIKEIKDEEKSYNEEGNNQTDNSDEETKQMDNYAEETSQIDNSEEESSENDKNKEQTSQNDKIKDQTSQNDKKKDETSENGKNKDETSQNDKNKDETSQNDNNKDLKGYMENNEKNMNQSDNNGLTSSSYEIKKNDDIINKEEDDDIMNDEIPNSNYINELHIILKELKIEENKMLENIIERYKIIYGMNKEVDYNMLEEDVSNFHNSITHEENMLKNKKLVLLRKKRNILKMYYSYSSDNSEDDE
- a CDS encoding hypothetical protein (conserved Plasmodium protein, unknown function), whose protein sequence is MSNNKLKSNTFIKYESKNVEKKNETNSVKKLNSISTIKKKSEDNKLERVTMNESVFNEGDKIMRKKKILKKPEETNDKRENIETSVNINEEGKRSIIVRRFTQKNNMNNEELSEQNYNDCNNINKIENNKIDNINNNNNDNINNSNMPVVRKVIKRVIRTRVKNKKDETNKILNDNLNNNESTNDISCDVINKNGKTQDSDDEILNSIIQKKNELVMDTPTEGDNKELIQKKKKKIIVRKINVSGKNKKNIPDDKNVYAEKYNYSEIYNSDENLFCDNKRNKTNMDLSHLENKKNYLLEGQNHTDILNDIENKNHDNVNNLKDDKKKIKDYHMNNNSVKGLNEEIKSIKEDRKYIQYSLDNQINENNEMKQINTELLNDNNKIKEINKELLNEKLYLSKEMEILERKIKESNEMYNLLNDKYNILENENKMLLDRDNEKELKIQNMQEENLKLKKNIEENNSLLKKKEEQINEYINEIENYKIVLKNKGEMLLQNSSTMDKNLSSDKNLQKEYVNKLNKENKELIYVFKKQLDLIVILKKQINLLQNNKILNITSNEFKKIMQD